One Cryptomeria japonica chromosome 9, Sugi_1.0, whole genome shotgun sequence genomic window carries:
- the LOC131057850 gene encoding uncharacterized protein LOC131057850, translating to MSCNIFVIFLIFFANCCSHASRPLLQGSFSARSLEKHRKNGNAAVQSNSDSDINQDNESHFYQQTLDHFTFTPQIYDQTFQQRYLLDKKYWGGSQGNFPIFVFAGDEGDLVSDIHYLGFMTELAVHFQALLLYIEHRYYGLSMPFGSQEDSFKNATTLAYLTAEQALADYAVIIVDLKKNLSAQDCPVIVIGGSYGGMLAAWFRLKYPHIAVGALASSAPLLYFDNITSPDAFAEIVIKDFKNASETCYASIESSLAEIIKVGSTADGLKTLANIFDTCRVPESTDTLIDALWYAYDSAAQYNYQHVKGICEAIDGLSKGSYILTRISAGLTYFINSTEGNTNCFDLDSIINDNQGWQWQSCTEMVMPIRYTPNTTTYSRDCWKTYGILPRPNWITTEFGGNNMKRVLKSFGSNIIFSNGLRDPYSAGGVRESLSTSIVALAAEEGVHCQDLASSSSDDPQSVTEMRMKEIQIMEDWISQYKVDLLESANKSI from the exons ATGTCTTGCAACATTTTTGTCATCTTTCTTATATTCTTTGCAAATTGCTGCAGCCATGCAAGTCGCCCACTGTTACAAGGCTCCTTCTCTGCAAGATCCCTTGAAAAGCATAGAAAGAATGGCAATGCTGCAGTCCAAAGCAATTCAGATTCTGATATCAACCAAGACAATGAGAGTCACTTTTATCAACAGACTCTTGACCATTTCACCTTCACACCACAAATCTATGATCAGACATTTCAGCAGAGATATCTGCTTGATAAAAAGTATTGGGGTGGTTCCCAAGGGAATTTTCCCATCTTTGTTTTTGCAGGAGATGAGGGAGATCTTGTCTCAGATATACATTACCTTGGCTTTATGACTGAACTAGCAGTCCACTTCCAAGCTCTTCTCCTTTACATTGAG CATCGATACTATGGATTGTCCATGCCCTTCGGGAGCCAAGAGGATTCTTTCAAGAATGCAACTACGTTGGCTTATTTAACTGCAGAGCAAGCCCTGGCTGATTACGCAGTGATCATTGTAGATTTGAAGAAGAACTTATCTGCCCAAGATTGTCCAGTGATTGTTATTGGTGGTTCCTATGGTGGAA TGTTGGCTGCTTGGTTTCGTTTGAAGTATCCACACATAGCAGTAGGGGCACTAGCATCATCTGCACCTCTCCTGTACTTCGACAATATCACATCTCCAGATGCCTTTGCAGAGATTGTTATCAAGGACTTCAAA AATGCAAGCGAAACCTGTTATGCATCCATAGAAAGCTCATTGGCAGAGATAATCAAAGTTGGCTCCACAGCAGACGGACTAAAAACCCTAGCAAATATATTTGATACTTGCCG GGTTCCTGAGAGTACGGACACTTTGATAGATGCATTATGGTATGCTTACGATAGCGCAGCTCAGTACAATTATCAGCATGTGAAAGGC ATCTGTGAGGCCATAGATGGGTTATCAAAAGGATCATATATTCTCACTCGTATATCTGCTGGACTAACCTATTTCATCAACAGCACCGAAGGGAATACAAACTGTTTTGATTTGGATTCAATTATCAATGACAATCAGGGATGGCAGTGGCAG agTTGCACTGAAATGGTAATGCCTATAAGGTATACCCCAAATACAACAACATATTCTAGAGACTGCTGGAAGACTTATGGCATATTACCGAGGCCCAATTGGATTACAACTGAATTTGGTGGCAAT AATATGAAAAGAGTGCTGAAAAGCTTCGGGAGCAACATAATTTTCTCTAATGGCTTGAGAGATCCATACAGTGCAGGAGG GGTACGAGAGAGTTTGTCTACAAGCATTGTAGCACTCGCAGCAGAAGAAG GAGTTCATTGTCAGGATCTAGCTTCTTCCAGTTCAGATGATCCACAATCTGTCACAGAAATGAGaatgaaagagattcaaatcaTGGAAGACTGGATATCACAGTATAAAGTAGATCTCCTTGAGAGTGCAAACAAAAGCATATGA